The Leisingera daeponensis DSM 23529 genome includes the window TCCGCTTGGCGGGCGATCAACCGGAACGAGGTGCTGCCGGTCTCCGAAGGTGTTTGGGAAGTGGTGGCCCGGAGCCGGTCCGGCCCCCAGGACTACTGGTGCAGCATCGCTGACTTCGCCATCCGCCAGCTGCGCGCACCGGTGAACCAGCGGATTTACGTCTGGCGCGGCGAGGGGCCTTCGGTCAACCGGCCGGGCCGCAAGGCGGTGCAATTTGCCTTTGGCCTGCCGCCGGGGGTGCCTGACCGCTCTGGCAGCCTGTCGCTGAACGTGCGGCAGGCGGGCGACAGCCTGCGGGTGACGGCGGCGCAGACCTATTGCTATGACCGGCTGCCCGGGCGCGAGCCTTGGCTGCCATAACCGCTGCCTTGGCACGGCGCCACAGTTGCCTGCCGGTCCGGTTTGCGCCAGAACTGCCTCATGCATCATGAATTCACCATTCCGACGCGGGGGCAGGGCCTTTACGAGTTTACTGCCGCAGTACAGTCCTGGGTGTCCGGCAGCGGCGTGCGGGACGGCCTGCTGACGCTGTTTGTCCGCCACACCTCCTGCTCGCTGCTGATCCAGGAAAACGCCGACCCGGAGGTGCAGACAGACTTGCGGGCGTTCTTCGCCCGGCTGGTGCCGCCTTCGAACCATCCGTCGATGTCTTATCTGCGCCACACCTATGAAGGCCCGGACGACATGCCTGCCCATATCAAGGCGGCCCTGATGCCGGTGAGCCTGACCATCCCTGTGGCGGGCGGCGCGCCGGTTCTGGGGACCTGGCAAGGGCTCTACCTGTTCGAGCATCGCGACGCGCCGCACCAGCGCCGGGTGGCGTCGTATCTGGCGTGACCCTCTTTATCTAGCGGCGGGAAATCACCTCTACCCAAATTCTGGAGGGTAGCCTATAGTTGTGGATAACCGGGCCGATCCCGGCACTAATAATCAGACTGACAGGATTGAGGAAGCAGGCGGATGCGCTGCCCATTTTGCGGAAATATCGACACTCAGGTCAAGGATTCACGCCCCGCCGAAGATCATGTTTCGATCCGCAGGCGCCGGTTCTGCCCCGCCTGCGGCGGCCGGTTCACCACCTACGAGCGGGTGCAGCTGCGCGATCTGGTGGTGATCAAGTCCAACGGCAAACGCGAGGATTTCGACCGCGACAAGCTGGAGCGCTCGATCCGCATTTCGATGCAGAAGCGCCCGATTGAGCCGGAACGCATCGACCAGATGATCTCAGGCATCGTGCGGCGGCTGGAAAGCATGGGCGAGACCGATATTCCTTCCAAGAAAATCGGCGAGATCGTGATGGAGGCGCTGGCCCGGATCGACACCGTGGCCTATGTGCGCTTTGCCAGTGTTTACAAGAACTTCCAGGCGGCAGATGATTTCGAGGATTTTGTCCACGAGCTGCGCCCGCCGGCGGCCCCGGAAGAATAATGGACACAGATCACCGTTACATGGCGCTGGCGCTGTCCCTTGGGCGGCGCGGGCAGGGCAATTGCTGGCCGAATCCGGCTGTGGGCTGCGTCATCGTGCAGGGCCGCCGCATCGTGGGGCGCGGCTGGACCAAGCCAGGCGGCCGTCCGCATGCGGAAACCGAGGCGCTGGCGCAGGCCGGTGAGGCTGCCCGCGGCGCCACCGCCTATGTCACGCTGGAACCTTGCGCCCATCAGGGCGCAACGCCGCCTTGTGCACAGGCGCTGATCAAGGCCGGGGTGGCGCGGGTTGTCGCTGCGATCGGGGACAGCGATCCGCGGGTCTCCGGCCAGGGCATCCGGATGCTGCGGGACGCGGGCATCCGGGTGGACACGGGCGTCTGGGGCGCCCAGGCGGCACGCGATCATGCCGGGTTCTTCCTGAAGACCGAACAGGGCCGTCCGCTGGTGACGCTGAAGCTGGCCAGCAGTTTCGATGGCCGCATTGCCACCGGATCGGGGAAGAGCAAATGGATCACCGGGCCGGAGGCGCGACGCGCCGTGCATGCGATGCGCGCGCGCCACGATGCGGTGATGGTCGGCGGCGGCACTGCGCGGGCGGATGATCCCTCGCTGACGGTGCGCGATCTGGGGGTGGAGCGGCAGCCGGTGCGGGTGGTGATCTCCCGCCACCTGGACCTGCCGCTGATGGGCCAGCTGGCCCGCACGGCCAAGAAGGTGCCGGTCTGGCTCTGCCACGGCCATGGTGCGGATCAGGAGCGTATTCAGGCCTGGGAAGGGCTGGGGGCCAAGCTGATTCCCTGCGCCTCACACGGGGTGCAGCTGGACGCAGTGGACGTTCTGCAGCAGCTGGGACAGGCCGGGCTGACCCGTGTGTTCTGCGAGGGCGGAAGCGCCTTGGCAGCCTCTCTCCTGGCCTTTGATCTGGTGGATGAGCTGATTGGTTTCACCGCAGGTCTGGGGATCGGCGCCGAGGGGCTGCCTTCGATCGGAGCCCTGGGCATTGGCCGGCTGGAGGAAGCGCCCCGGTTCGAGCTGGTCGAAACCCGCCCCCTCGGCGGCGACATCCTGCACCGCTGGACCCGCGCGCTGCGCTGACCCTTTATGATCTTAACCTGACAGGCGGACTCTCCCGCCCGTCGCCGGAGCAGGGTCTTGCTCCGCTCCCGTTGGGCGTGGCCCGGCGCCCTGCACCGGGCCACACCCAAGGCCGCCAAGGAGGCGCTGGCAGGAGCCAGGGCGTCCTGCGGGCGCAGGAGCTCTGCTTGTGCAGTGCGTTGCCGGGGTCAGCGCCACATATGGGCGTAGGTCGCAAACAGTCCCTGCAGCTTGGACAGCAGGCGGTTGTCAACTCCCGGATGCGGCAGGCGGCCCTCGCGCAGGCGCAGCACCGCAACTTCCGGCGGGCAAGGCTGGCCCGTCACCGGGTCGAAATAGCGCGGATAGTCGATCAGCGCCGCATGGGCGAGGCCCAAGAGCGGCACCTTTGCCGTCCGCCAGGGCGGCACGGGCGCCAGATCTGCAGTCAGCCCCCAGCCGGCATAAAACGGCGTGCCCAGCGTTGTCACCTTAACCCCCCGCAGCAGCGCCTCGAACCCCAGGAGCGAGGTCATCGTCCATACCTCCTGCACGTTCTCCAGCAGGGCCATGGGGTCCGCCTGCGCGGCAACAATGTCCGCCAGCCCCTCGGCATTCACCTGGCCTTTGCGCAATCCGGCCTCCACATCCGGGTGCGGCTTGTAGATGATCACCGCCTCCGGGTTGGCGTCCCGCGCGGCGCGCAAAAGCTCCAGGTTGGTCCGCACCTGCCCGGCGCCGCACAGGATCGAAGCATCGTCCTCCACCTGACCCGGCACCAGAATCCGGTGGCCCTCCGGCAGCGCCGGCACGCCGCCGCCCAGGTTGTATTTCGACACGCCGTCCCGGACCAGCGACTGCACTAGGCGCTCCGCCCGCAGCGCCTCCGCTTGGGTCATGTCTACCCGGCGCGCTATCAGCGTATCCAGGCCGGAGGGCGTGCGCGGATCATAGTAGATCCCGCTCCGGTCGGTCACCAGCGACAGCGGCGGCACCAGCTCCGCGCCCAGTCCGCGCGACCGGAGGAACCCGTCCTCCACCCGCACCGCGCCTTTATGAGCATCCGTTGCCCTGCCGGACCAGACCATCCAGCTGCGGCCGCCGGCCTGTGCCTTGGCCGGGTCTTCGGTGAACAGCACCTTCTTTTCTGCGCCAAAGAACTGTTGCAGCGGCTTGCGTTTCCACATCCGCATGCCGGAGGCGGCCCAGCCCCGGCGGTCCTGCCGCCAGGCGCGGGTTTTTGCCTCCAGGTTGTCCAGCACCGTTTCCAGCTCGCACAGCTCATCCCGGAACGGGTCGTACCATTTCGGGTAGAGGATCATCGCGGCCGCAAACAGCTGCGCCCGTGTCAGCCGCCGCTGCCGCCGTGCGGGCGGCGCGTCGTCCGCGCTCAGCCCCCAGCCCGCATAAAACGGCTGGCCGAAGACCCGCGGCTTGTGGCCTGCCAGGATCGCCTCGAACCCCAGCTGTGAGGAAACGGTGTAGACCCCGACCGCGCCCTCAAGCAGCGCCCAGGGCGACACGCTGCCGGTGAACAGCTCGACCCGCGCCTGTGCGTCCCCGGCGCCGTAATAGCCCGCCCGGTAGCCGTGCAGAGTCTCGGGATGGGTCTTGATCAGCACCCGCGCACCGGGGTGCTCCTCCTGGGCAAAGGCCAGCATCTCCAGAAACCGCGCGCGGTCCGCGCGCGACGCGGTGACGGAGGCATCGTCCCGCGCCTGGTCCGCTACCAGCACATAGCCCGGCTCCGGCACCGGATCTTCGGGATCAAAGGCGTTGTATTTACTAAGATGCGCGGCCTTGAGCCGCGCAACCGCATCGCGCGCCCGGCGCATCAGGTGCGCGTCATCCAGCGGGTGGCTGGCCAGAAGCTGCTCCAGATCCGATGGCACGCCAGCGTCGAAATGCACTCCGGCCCCGTCCAGCAGCAGCCCCGCAGGCGGCTCCCCGGCGCGGCCGGGATGGACCGAGCGCAAGAAGGCATCCTCGACCCGCAGCAGCCCGCAGCCGCGCTTTTGCGCCACCGCCTGCCCGCGGTGCGCCGTGGGGGAGGCACCCCAGATGCCGACGAGGTCCTCGGGCTGCGGCAGCCCCAGCCGGATATCGTAGCCGCACAATTGCAAAATCCGCCGTACCCGGCGCTGGGTGAGAAAGCCGCCGTTGTAAACAAAAAGCCGGGACGCAGCGCTCCCGGCTTTGTGCTGGCCTGCGGTCAGGCTCATGCTGTCTTAGCTGCCGTCCAGCGCGGTCGAAACGCTCGACAGGGATCCCACCGGCGTCACCAGCAGCGAGATGGTCTTGGTCCACTGCGCATACGGCGCTTCGGTGACATAGAGCGTGTCATCGTCGCGGATCACGAAGTCGCGGGCCACAAACAGGCCGTTCGGCTGGGTCAGGTTCAGAACATAGACCATGCGCTGCGCGCCGATCAGATCGTCGCGGCCCAGCACCTGGTTGGCGATTTCCGCTGGCTCGTTGCGCAGCACGAACACCCCAGTCGGGTCCGAGGCCGTGGAGATCAGGCCGCCAACCTGGGCAATGGCCTCCAGTGCGGACAGATCCTGGCTTTCAAACGGCACCCGCGCCTGGGCGGAGGTTGCGCCAAGGGCGGTGAAGGAACGGGTGTCCTCCTCCACCAGAATGCGGTCGCCGCCGCGCAGGGCGACATCCAGCTGCGGGTTGTCGAACAGGTCCTGGAACCAGATCTTGCCCTTTTCATGGCCGCGGATCACGGTGACCTGGGCAATCTCCGGCTGGATCGTCACACCGCCGGCCTTGGCCAGCATGGAGGACAGCGTGCGGGTCGGGCGTTCGATCGGATAGACACCTTGCGCGCCGACAGAGCCGGTGAGGCTGACCGTCGCCCCATCGCCCGCCAGGCGGCGCACCTGCACCTGCGGATCCGGGGTCTGGTCTTCCAGCTTCCGGGTGATGGCCTCGCGCAGCTGATCCGGCGTGCTGCCGGAGGCCCGCAGGCGGCCCGCATAGGGCACAAAGATATAGCCGGCGCTGTCGACCTGCACCTCTTCCAGCACGGTGGCATTGGTGGCCTCGGCGGCCAGCAGCCCGTCATCGACGTTTTCCCAGACCGTCAGTCCCAGCACATCGCCGGGGCGGATGGTGTCAGAGGTCAGCGGCCCCGCCGAGGTGAACCCGGAGGAGAACCCCAGGGCAGGCACCACCGCCGTGGCGCGGGCCACCCGGTCGTTGACGGAGACGATAAAGGCATCGCCTTCCCGCTGCACGGACCCGGCGAAGATCTGGCGCTTGTTGGGGCCGACTTTGGGCAGGCCGCAGGAGGCGGCCAGCGTCAAGGCTGCCAGCAAGGCTACCGGACGCGCCCAGCGAAGGGGAACGGATTTCACTGCTCGGTCTCCTCGACCAATTATTGTTTGCCTCAAGTTTTACCGGCAACCTAACCGGGCAGCAGGGAAAAATCCAGTCTTAGGGTCAATCTGCGTCAGGTCACCAGGCGCAACTGTTGCCGCGGTGCCGCTGTGCCCAGGCGCAGCGCGTCATAGGGATCTTCCTCCGCCAGCATCATATCCGCCACCTGGCGCAGCAGCTGGCGGCGCCCGTTGCTCGAATAATATCCTCCGGGCACCTGCGAGGTCTCCAGCAGAAAGCGGCGGTAATCTTTGTAGGCGCGGCTGTCAGGGCGGCTGGCGGCGGCAAAGAATTCCGCCAGCGGCTGCTCCGAGACGAACTCGGGCTTGCCATAGACCGCGCGGCCGAACACCCGCAGCGGGATGCCGCGCCACAGCACCTGCTGGCCGGCGGTGGAATTGACGGTCACCGCTGTGCGCGCCTCGTTCAGCAGCTGCGCCAGCTTGCCGCCGCGCACGTAATGCACCCGGCCGGCGATGCCGTGCTCCCGCGCAAGCCGCCGCAGGGTGCGGCGCACCTGGGCGCGGCCATCCTCCAGCGGGTGCGCCTTGATCACCAGGTGGTGGTGGCGCGGGGCGCCTGCGGCGAAGCCGCCGATCACCTCCGCCAGGAATTCGCCCATGCTGCTGAACGGGGAATGCATCTGGAACGAGCTGTCATGCTCCAGCTGCAGCAGCGCAAGGTGATAGGGAAAGCCGCCGCCGCGGATGCGCTGCTCCGCCAGCCGCCGTTCCAGCGCCTGCACGGGCATCAGCAGCAAGCGCTTGAGGTAAAGCTGGAATTCCTTGGTCACAGGCAGCGCCCGGTGCGGGCGGAAATGGCGGTACTTGCGGTTCAGGAACATGACGAACCAGTGGTACAACGCGCCATAAAAAACATGCTGGCGCATGTCGCCCCAATGCGCTGGCGGCAGCGGCGTCTCCATGTCCGACAGCGCCAGCGCCTCCTGCATCTGGGGCACGGTCATGTCCATCAGCCGCGAATGCCCATTGGCGCCGCCGCGCTCATAGGTCACCCAGTAGGGACGCAAATAGCCTTCCTCAAACACATGCACGGTCAGCCCGCGCTGCCGGGCTGCAGCCACTGCGGCGGCGTGAACGGGACGGGTGTCGCCATAAAGCACAACGTCGGTGACGCCGCGGCTGTCGAGCAGCCCGGCCAGCACCTCGGGCCACTCCCGTTGCGGGCCGGTGAACGGGATATAGCTCTCTCTGCCGCGCCAGAAGGCTTGATCGCCCGCATTGAACCCCACCCGCGCCACCTCGCAGCCCGCCGCCTGCAGCATTTTTCCGAGCGCTGCAAAGAACGGCCCGTGCGGGCCTTGCAGGAACAGAAAGCTCCGGTTTGGTGCAGGGTGCTGCGGCATCACAGGGGGCATAACTCGAAAGACAAAGGCAAGGATCGGATAATATTTGAGTGCGGCGAAACTAAGGCTTCCGCGGGGGGGATGGCAAGCCGGGGCTTGTGAAGACCGCACGGCTTGGCTACCTCTGCCGCAGGATAGACATTGCACCGGCGGGGAGCGCACCCATGTTCACAGGCATCATCACTGACGTTGGCACCATCGCCGAACTGGAGCAGCAGGGCGACCTGCGGGCGCGGATCCGCACCGGCTACGACACCGCCACCATCGACATCGGCGCCTCGATCGCCTCCGATGGCGTTTGCCTGACGGTGGTGGCGCTGGGCGACGACTGGTACGACGTGCAGGTCTCGGCGGAGACCGTCTCCAAGACCAACCTCGGCTCCTGGACCGTGGGCAAGCGGGTGAACCTGGAGCGCGCGCTGAAAGTGGGCGACGAACTGGGCGGCCATATCGTGTCCGGCCATGTGGACGGCGTCGCCGGTGTGGTGGCCATGACGGACGAGGGCGACAGCACCCGCGTCACCCTGCGCGCGCCTGAGGCGCTGGCCCGCTTCATCGCCCCCAAGGGCTCGGTGGCGCTCAACGGCACCTCGCTGACGGTGAATGACGTGGATGGCTGCGATTTCGGCATCAACTTTATCCCGCACACCAAGGAGGTCACAACCTGGGGTGATGTGAAGCTGGGGGACCAGATCAACCTGGAAATCGACACCCTGGCCCGCTACGTCGCCCGGCTGCACGACGCCGGATAAGGGCCACGGTCTTTCATCTTTCCCGAAATACTCCCGGGTGAGGCCGCCAGGCCGAGGGGCAGCGCCCCTCAGGCGCCGGAAAGCAAAGCGCTCCCGCCCCTTTGGCCTGCATCCCGGATGCCGTCAAAAGCGTTGGGCCGCGCGCGCCACCAAGGCGGCGCGCCTCACCACATGTCGCCGACGGTGTAGCCCGCCGGAAACGGATCGCTGGGGTCCAGCGTGTACTGGCTCAGCCCGTAGATCCAGCCTTGCCCCGACAGCGTTGGCACAATCGCTTTGTAGGGCCCAACCTGGGTTTCCTCCACGATCCGCCCGGTGAAGGTGGTGCCCAGCGGCCCGGCGTTCACATAGTCCCGGCCTAGCCCCAACAGCCCGCGCGCGTGCAGTACCGCCATCTTGGCGCAGGTGCCGGTGCCGCAGGGCGAGCGGTCGAGGATGCCGCTGGCGTCCTGCGGACGGTTTGGATCGAACGGGCCGGTCGAAAGGGTGACCGCTCCGCGCCCATGGGTTCCTTCCGCCACCGGCGCACCCCAGAGGTTGGTGATGGTCGGGCCGGTAATTCCGGGATTGTCCGGATGCACCACCGGGAGCTGCTCGGCGGCGGCGTGGCGGATCGCCTCTGACACGCGAACGATCTCCGCACCGTTGTCCGCGTCCAGCGCAACGCCCAGCCGCCCGGCTTCGGCCAGCACAAAGAACATGCCGCCCCAGGCCACATCCACGGTGACGGTGCCCAGCCCCGCCACTTCCACATTCGCATCCAGATGCACGGCAAACGCCGGCACGTTCCGGAACTCTACCCGTGTCACCTTGCCATCGCGGCACGCGGCCCGCACCCGGATCAGCCCGGCCGGCGCCTCCAGGGTCAGCTCCGTCACCGGCTCCGTCATCGGCACGATTCCGGTCTCCAGCAGCACCGTCACCACGCAGATGGTGTTGGAGCCGGACATCGGCGGGTATTCGGTCTGCTCGAAAATGATGAAGCCCGCATCGGCCTCCGGGTGGCAGGGCGGCACGATGGCATTGCCGCACAGGCCGGGGTTGCCGCGCGGCTCGCGCAGCATCGAGAGGCGGATCTCGTCATGGTTGGCGGCCATGTCCTGCATCTTCTCAAACACCGAATTGCCCCGCAGCAGCGGCATGCCGCCGGTGATCACCCGGCCCGGCTCGCCCTCGGCATGAGCTTCGACGGCCTGCAATATGCGGGATGCGCGCATGTCCGGTCCTCCCATCCATCTGGCCTGGCGGATCCGGAATTGGATCCAAAGCCAGTTGTGCACGGCTGCACAGGCCGCGTCCAGACCCCCTGGTGCCGTTTGCGGGACTGGCATTTGCCGCCGGCCTGGGCTATCTGGCTGGGAAAGAACCCGCAGTGCCAGGCGTGCTGCCCATGCACATCGAAAGGCTGCCATATGAGCTTTGAAAAACCGGGGCCGGTTGAGGCGCAACTGCGCGATGCGATCAGCCCGATTGAAGAGATCATTGAAGAGGCCCGCCAGGGCCGCATGTTCATCCTGGTTGACCATGAGGACCGCGAGAACGAAGGCGACCTGGTGATCCCGGCGCAGCACGCCGATGCCGCCGCGATCAATTTCATGGCCACCCATGGCCGCGGCCTGATCTGCCTGACCCTGCCGGCTGAGCGGATCGAGGAGCTGGGCCTGCCGATGATGGCGCTGCACAACTCCTCCCGCCATGAGACCGCCTTCACCGTCTCCATCGAGGCGCGCGAGGGGGTCTCCACCGGCATCTCCGCCGCTGACCGGGCGCTGACCGTGGCCACCGCCATCGACCCGCAGAAAACCTCCGCCGATATTGCAACGCCGGGCCATGTGTTTCCGCTGCGCGCGCGCCGGGGCGGGGTGCTGGTCCGTGCGGGCCATACTGAGGCCGGCTGCGACGTGGCGCGGCTGGCGGGCCATTACCCGGCGTCGGTGATCTGCGAGATCATGAGGGAAGACGGCACCATGGCACGCCTCCCGGATCTGGTCGAATACGCCGGGAAACACGGGCTGAAGATCGGCACCATTTCCGACCTGATCACCTACCGCGCGCGCAATGACAACCTGGTGGTGGAAACCTCGCGCGAGACCGTGACCTCGGAATTCGGCGGCGAGTGGGAAATGCGGCTGTTCACCGACCAGACCCACGGCATCGAGCATGTGGTGATGATCAAGGGGGACATCACCACGCCGGAGCCGGTGCTGGTGCGCACCCATGCGCTGCATGAGGCGACGGACATCCTGGGTCTCGGCCCCAAGTCGGCCCGCCAGCTGCCCCGCGCGATGGAGATCATCGCCGAAGAGGGCCGCGGCGTTGTGACCCTGTTCCGCCAGCCGCGCAACGCGCTCTATGCCAACGAGGACGAAGGCCCGCGCACGGTGACCATCAAGCAGACCGGCATCGGCGCCCAGATCCTGTCGGGCCTGGGCCTGCACGAGCTGGTCCTGCTGACCGACTCGCCCTCCACCAAATACGTCGGGCTGGACGCCTATGGCCTGTCCATCACCGGCAGCCGCCCCATTCTGAAGGACGCTTGATATGGCCGGACATGAAACACATTACACCCTGCCGCGCGCAGAGTTCGACAAGCCCGTGAAGCTGCTGATCGTTGTCGCGCCCTACTACAAGGATATCGCCGACAATCTGGTCGCCGGCGCCGCAGCTGAGATCGAAGCCGCAGGCGGCACGTTTGAAATCGTCGAAGTGCCCGGCGCGCTGGAAGTGCCGACCGCAATTGCCATTGCCGACCGCAGCTCGAACTTCGATGGCTATGTGGCGCTGGGCTGCGTGATCCGCGGCGAAACCACCCACTATGACACGGTCTGCAACGACAGCTCCCGCGCGATCCAGCTGATGGGCCTGCAGGGCCTGTGCATCGGGAACGGCATCCTGACCGTGGAAAACCGCAAACAGGCCGAAGTGCGCGCCGATACCGCCGACCAGAACAAAGGCGGCGGCGCGGCGGCTGCGGCCTTGCATCTGATCGCACTCACGCGTAAGTGGGGCGCCCAGACCAAAGGCATTGGCTTCAAGGCACCCGCAGGGGCCTACCAGGTTGCCGGTACAGACAACGGATCCACCAGCGCATGAGCACCCAGGACAGCCGCCCCAAGGGCAATGGCAAGAATCAGATGAGATCAGCAGCGCGGCTTTACGCGCTGCAGGCGCTGTTCCAGATGGAACAGAGCGGCCAGACCTTTGACCAGGTCATCGTCGAGTTCGAGGACCACCGGTTTGGCGCTGTCTATGAAGGTGACGAAATGGCGGAAGGCGATACCAAGGTCTTCCGCAAGCTGGTGCGCG containing:
- a CDS encoding secondary thiamine-phosphate synthase enzyme YjbQ, whose product is MHHEFTIPTRGQGLYEFTAAVQSWVSGSGVRDGLLTLFVRHTSCSLLIQENADPEVQTDLRAFFARLVPPSNHPSMSYLRHTYEGPDDMPAHIKAALMPVSLTIPVAGGAPVLGTWQGLYLFEHRDAPHQRRVASYLA
- the nrdR gene encoding transcriptional regulator NrdR, encoding MRCPFCGNIDTQVKDSRPAEDHVSIRRRRFCPACGGRFTTYERVQLRDLVVIKSNGKREDFDRDKLERSIRISMQKRPIEPERIDQMISGIVRRLESMGETDIPSKKIGEIVMEALARIDTVAYVRFASVYKNFQAADDFEDFVHELRPPAAPEE
- the ribD gene encoding bifunctional diaminohydroxyphosphoribosylaminopyrimidine deaminase/5-amino-6-(5-phosphoribosylamino)uracil reductase RibD, which gives rise to MDTDHRYMALALSLGRRGQGNCWPNPAVGCVIVQGRRIVGRGWTKPGGRPHAETEALAQAGEAARGATAYVTLEPCAHQGATPPCAQALIKAGVARVVAAIGDSDPRVSGQGIRMLRDAGIRVDTGVWGAQAARDHAGFFLKTEQGRPLVTLKLASSFDGRIATGSGKSKWITGPEARRAVHAMRARHDAVMVGGGTARADDPSLTVRDLGVERQPVRVVISRHLDLPLMGQLARTAKKVPVWLCHGHGADQERIQAWEGLGAKLIPCASHGVQLDAVDVLQQLGQAGLTRVFCEGGSALAASLLAFDLVDELIGFTAGLGIGAEGLPSIGALGIGRLEEAPRFELVETRPLGGDILHRWTRALR
- a CDS encoding capsular polysaccharide biosynthesis protein yields the protein MSLTAGQHKAGSAASRLFVYNGGFLTQRRVRRILQLCGYDIRLGLPQPEDLVGIWGASPTAHRGQAVAQKRGCGLLRVEDAFLRSVHPGRAGEPPAGLLLDGAGVHFDAGVPSDLEQLLASHPLDDAHLMRRARDAVARLKAAHLSKYNAFDPEDPVPEPGYVLVADQARDDASVTASRADRARFLEMLAFAQEEHPGARVLIKTHPETLHGYRAGYYGAGDAQARVELFTGSVSPWALLEGAVGVYTVSSQLGFEAILAGHKPRVFGQPFYAGWGLSADDAPPARRQRRLTRAQLFAAAMILYPKWYDPFRDELCELETVLDNLEAKTRAWRQDRRGWAASGMRMWKRKPLQQFFGAEKKVLFTEDPAKAQAGGRSWMVWSGRATDAHKGAVRVEDGFLRSRGLGAELVPPLSLVTDRSGIYYDPRTPSGLDTLIARRVDMTQAEALRAERLVQSLVRDGVSKYNLGGGVPALPEGHRILVPGQVEDDASILCGAGQVRTNLELLRAARDANPEAVIIYKPHPDVEAGLRKGQVNAEGLADIVAAQADPMALLENVQEVWTMTSLLGFEALLRGVKVTTLGTPFYAGWGLTADLAPVPPWRTAKVPLLGLAHAALIDYPRYFDPVTGQPCPPEVAVLRLREGRLPHPGVDNRLLSKLQGLFATYAHMWR
- a CDS encoding polysaccharide biosynthesis/export family protein, which codes for MKSVPLRWARPVALLAALTLAASCGLPKVGPNKRQIFAGSVQREGDAFIVSVNDRVARATAVVPALGFSSGFTSAGPLTSDTIRPGDVLGLTVWENVDDGLLAAEATNATVLEEVQVDSAGYIFVPYAGRLRASGSTPDQLREAITRKLEDQTPDPQVQVRRLAGDGATVSLTGSVGAQGVYPIERPTRTLSSMLAKAGGVTIQPEIAQVTVIRGHEKGKIWFQDLFDNPQLDVALRGGDRILVEEDTRSFTALGATSAQARVPFESQDLSALEAIAQVGGLISTASDPTGVFVLRNEPAEIANQVLGRDDLIGAQRMVYVLNLTQPNGLFVARDFVIRDDDTLYVTEAPYAQWTKTISLLVTPVGSLSSVSTALDGS
- a CDS encoding capsule biosynthesis protein, which translates into the protein MPQHPAPNRSFLFLQGPHGPFFAALGKMLQAAGCEVARVGFNAGDQAFWRGRESYIPFTGPQREWPEVLAGLLDSRGVTDVVLYGDTRPVHAAAVAAARQRGLTVHVFEEGYLRPYWVTYERGGANGHSRLMDMTVPQMQEALALSDMETPLPPAHWGDMRQHVFYGALYHWFVMFLNRKYRHFRPHRALPVTKEFQLYLKRLLLMPVQALERRLAEQRIRGGGFPYHLALLQLEHDSSFQMHSPFSSMGEFLAEVIGGFAAGAPRHHHLVIKAHPLEDGRAQVRRTLRRLAREHGIAGRVHYVRGGKLAQLLNEARTAVTVNSTAGQQVLWRGIPLRVFGRAVYGKPEFVSEQPLAEFFAAASRPDSRAYKDYRRFLLETSQVPGGYYSSNGRRQLLRQVADMMLAEEDPYDALRLGTAAPRQQLRLVT
- a CDS encoding riboflavin synthase yields the protein MFTGIITDVGTIAELEQQGDLRARIRTGYDTATIDIGASIASDGVCLTVVALGDDWYDVQVSAETVSKTNLGSWTVGKRVNLERALKVGDELGGHIVSGHVDGVAGVVAMTDEGDSTRVTLRAPEALARFIAPKGSVALNGTSLTVNDVDGCDFGINFIPHTKEVTTWGDVKLGDQINLEIDTLARYVARLHDAG
- a CDS encoding proline racemase family protein; this translates as MRASRILQAVEAHAEGEPGRVITGGMPLLRGNSVFEKMQDMAANHDEIRLSMLREPRGNPGLCGNAIVPPCHPEADAGFIIFEQTEYPPMSGSNTICVVTVLLETGIVPMTEPVTELTLEAPAGLIRVRAACRDGKVTRVEFRNVPAFAVHLDANVEVAGLGTVTVDVAWGGMFFVLAEAGRLGVALDADNGAEIVRVSEAIRHAAAEQLPVVHPDNPGITGPTITNLWGAPVAEGTHGRGAVTLSTGPFDPNRPQDASGILDRSPCGTGTCAKMAVLHARGLLGLGRDYVNAGPLGTTFTGRIVEETQVGPYKAIVPTLSGQGWIYGLSQYTLDPSDPFPAGYTVGDMW
- the ribB gene encoding 3,4-dihydroxy-2-butanone-4-phosphate synthase; its protein translation is MSFEKPGPVEAQLRDAISPIEEIIEEARQGRMFILVDHEDRENEGDLVIPAQHADAAAINFMATHGRGLICLTLPAERIEELGLPMMALHNSSRHETAFTVSIEAREGVSTGISAADRALTVATAIDPQKTSADIATPGHVFPLRARRGGVLVRAGHTEAGCDVARLAGHYPASVICEIMREDGTMARLPDLVEYAGKHGLKIGTISDLITYRARNDNLVVETSRETVTSEFGGEWEMRLFTDQTHGIEHVVMIKGDITTPEPVLVRTHALHEATDILGLGPKSARQLPRAMEIIAEEGRGVVTLFRQPRNALYANEDEGPRTVTIKQTGIGAQILSGLGLHELVLLTDSPSTKYVGLDAYGLSITGSRPILKDA
- a CDS encoding 6,7-dimethyl-8-ribityllumazine synthase, with amino-acid sequence MAGHETHYTLPRAEFDKPVKLLIVVAPYYKDIADNLVAGAAAEIEAAGGTFEIVEVPGALEVPTAIAIADRSSNFDGYVALGCVIRGETTHYDTVCNDSSRAIQLMGLQGLCIGNGILTVENRKQAEVRADTADQNKGGGAAAAALHLIALTRKWGAQTKGIGFKAPAGAYQVAGTDNGSTSA